One window of Rhodothermales bacterium genomic DNA carries:
- a CDS encoding GIY-YIG nuclease family protein, with amino-acid sequence MALNEQSFVVVDTETTGTDPTEDRIIEIGAVRIEGGLITERFEQLVDPERPLPSTITRLTGIRPEMLAGEPVVGPVLERFREWVGDAHLVAHNAGFDQRFLALEALRTDARAAFEEPFLCTLRLARRLLPGLPSKGLDALKEFYGLSIERRHRALDDADLTGRVLIRLMPHAETLGARDAEALRRLQVGHYATSGAVTRRLEKLRTGLIANAPVTPGVYRFFDGKGRLLYIGKARSLRHRLRQYVVAVEALPPRTRKMMTRIHDISWTQCDTELEAMLHESHAIKEDRPRHNRAMRTYRKRPFLRLEEGEVSLRTVIRRDGACYHGPMSGALFAKVMAEVLEACFDRRYTNRPLIRNPLDRERREHMMRAAGWLSRCAADPGDERSFLMGNVAAVQGRMTQSMQDASADFDFEAAATLRDWSDLLQRRAQRPGPLAPRVFDRDAVLIARMSGGRVEMVALRSGLPVAFATRDEDLDRLLASAFDGAGDAAQLGREEAESAHVVAHWSHLHRSGLQTFRRQEGESLAEFGERVREGVLTPA; translated from the coding sequence ATGGCTCTGAATGAGCAATCCTTCGTAGTTGTTGACACCGAAACCACGGGTACAGACCCGACGGAGGACCGCATCATAGAAATCGGTGCGGTACGCATTGAAGGTGGCCTGATCACCGAGCGCTTTGAACAGCTCGTGGACCCTGAGAGGCCGCTGCCGTCCACCATCACCCGCCTGACCGGGATCCGTCCCGAGATGCTGGCCGGCGAACCCGTTGTGGGCCCGGTGCTGGAACGCTTTCGAGAATGGGTCGGGGACGCGCATCTCGTGGCGCACAATGCCGGATTTGACCAGCGCTTTCTGGCCCTCGAGGCTCTGCGCACGGACGCGAGGGCGGCCTTCGAAGAACCCTTTCTGTGTACGCTTCGCCTCGCGCGGCGATTGTTGCCGGGCCTGCCGTCGAAGGGCCTGGACGCCTTGAAGGAGTTCTACGGGCTGAGCATCGAGCGCCGTCACCGAGCGTTGGATGACGCGGACCTCACCGGTCGCGTACTGATCCGGCTCATGCCCCATGCTGAGACACTGGGCGCCCGGGATGCCGAAGCGTTGCGACGCCTGCAGGTGGGTCACTACGCCACGAGTGGCGCTGTGACCCGGCGGCTTGAGAAGTTGCGCACGGGCCTGATTGCGAACGCTCCGGTCACTCCGGGGGTGTACCGCTTCTTCGACGGGAAGGGACGACTTCTCTACATCGGAAAGGCCCGGTCTTTACGGCACCGCCTTCGCCAATATGTTGTCGCTGTTGAGGCCCTGCCGCCTCGTACACGCAAAATGATGACACGGATACACGATATATCGTGGACGCAATGTGACACCGAGCTAGAGGCCATGCTGCATGAGTCTCATGCGATCAAGGAAGATCGACCGCGCCACAACCGCGCCATGAGGACCTATCGCAAGCGGCCGTTCCTGAGACTGGAGGAGGGTGAGGTCTCCCTGCGAACCGTGATCCGCCGCGACGGAGCTTGCTATCACGGGCCGATGTCTGGCGCGCTGTTTGCCAAAGTGATGGCGGAGGTGTTGGAGGCCTGCTTCGACCGTCGATATACCAATCGACCGCTGATTCGCAATCCGCTCGACCGGGAGCGCAGGGAGCACATGATGCGGGCAGCCGGATGGCTTTCCCGTTGTGCTGCAGACCCCGGCGATGAGCGTTCATTCCTGATGGGCAACGTCGCGGCCGTGCAGGGGCGCATGACCCAGTCCATGCAGGATGCCTCCGCCGATTTCGACTTTGAGGCTGCCGCGACCCTGCGGGACTGGAGTGACCTGTTGCAGCGTCGAGCGCAGCGACCTGGCCCGCTTGCACCGCGTGTTTTTGACCGGGATGCGGTGCTCATCGCCCGAATGTCAGGTGGGCGGGTGGAGATGGTCGCCCTGCGGTCGGGACTGCCCGTAGCGTTTGCGACCAGGGACGAGGATTTGGACCGCCTTCTGGCTTCGGCATTCGACGGAGCAGGCGACGCGGCCCAGCTGGGCCGTGAGGAGGCCGAGTCGGCACACGTGGTCGCACACTGGTCCCACCTGCACCGCTCGGGTCTGCAGACGTTCAGACGACAGGAAGGGGAGTCGCTGGCTGAATTTGGCGAACGCGTGCGAGAAGGCGTGCTCACGCCGGCCTAG
- a CDS encoding HAMP domain-containing histidine kinase, with the protein MTATLRLRLWIAGIAVAVTVIAIQSAADMATVVGQRAAITAASSDLASLSRFDGRLAASGGSRMEPTDPAWASWAAVAGPAAESVERARSWLDRIDHVALAGGDPGRAADVRWYVRKAAAELRAGAAVNSNGLAASWQGLSRNLLLAYILLFGGALGVYLLKVLPTRGITVVTTRSATREELKPVELPGLELAHVRHELRTPLTVMMGYAAELEGLVDGDAREFARTIRQAGTRLNDTLEQLMTYAELTDHEASLVSEPVEVHQVVEKVISRLRPTAFDKRLSFVYRATKEDAWVRTSPEAIETAIAHLVENALKYTEKGSVVVSVECDNGKVRVAVEDTGVGFDEARLAELAAPFQQGSRGDSRKHEGIGLGLTIARSVAESSGGRLTASSLKGVGSRFAITMPQITEATVTPIRRAA; encoded by the coding sequence ATGACCGCAACTCTTCGCCTTCGACTCTGGATTGCCGGCATCGCCGTCGCGGTGACCGTCATTGCAATCCAGTCTGCGGCCGACATGGCCACCGTCGTCGGCCAGCGCGCTGCAATCACCGCAGCAAGCAGCGACCTGGCCTCGCTTTCCCGCTTTGATGGTCGACTGGCGGCGAGCGGCGGTTCGCGCATGGAGCCGACCGATCCTGCATGGGCATCCTGGGCGGCAGTCGCTGGTCCTGCAGCCGAATCCGTGGAGCGGGCCCGGTCATGGCTGGACCGCATCGACCATGTGGCACTGGCTGGTGGCGATCCAGGAAGGGCGGCCGATGTGCGCTGGTACGTGCGCAAGGCGGCTGCAGAACTCCGGGCCGGTGCGGCAGTCAACTCCAACGGACTTGCCGCTTCCTGGCAGGGCCTGTCGCGAAACCTTCTCCTGGCCTATATCCTGCTCTTTGGCGGGGCACTGGGCGTCTACCTGCTCAAGGTGCTGCCGACGCGTGGCATCACGGTGGTCACCACGCGGTCCGCCACGCGGGAAGAACTCAAGCCGGTCGAGCTGCCGGGACTGGAATTGGCCCACGTACGCCACGAGCTGCGCACGCCGCTGACGGTGATGATGGGCTATGCGGCCGAGTTGGAAGGTCTGGTTGACGGGGACGCCAGGGAGTTTGCGCGCACCATTAGACAGGCGGGCACCAGACTCAATGATACCCTGGAGCAGCTCATGACTTACGCCGAGTTGACGGACCATGAGGCCTCGCTGGTCTCGGAGCCCGTTGAGGTGCATCAGGTCGTGGAGAAGGTGATATCCCGACTGCGTCCCACGGCCTTCGACAAACGGCTCAGCTTCGTTTACCGCGCCACCAAAGAGGACGCCTGGGTGCGCACCAGCCCCGAGGCAATCGAGACCGCGATTGCCCATTTGGTGGAAAACGCGCTCAAATACACGGAAAAGGGCTCGGTGGTCGTCTCGGTAGAGTGTGACAACGGAAAAGTCCGCGTGGCCGTCGAGGACACGGGGGTCGGCTTCGACGAGGCCCGCCTTGCCGAACTGGCCGCCCCATTCCAGCAGGGCTCAAGGGGCGACTCTCGCAAGCACGAGGGCATCGGCTTGGGACTGACAATCGCTCGCAGCGTTGCCGAGTCCAGCGGTGGCCGGCTTACCGCCTCGAGCCTGAAGGGCGTGGGCAGCCGATTCGCGATCACCATGCCCCAAATCACCGAGGCAACCGTCACACCGATCAGACGGGCTGCGTAA
- the mdh gene encoding malate dehydrogenase, protein MKVTVVGAGNVGATAAECTARMDIADEVVLIDIVDGLPQGKALDMAEAAPIHLFDTKVTGTNDYADTAGSDICVITAGLARKPGMSRDDLLAKNAAIVKSVTDQFVAHSPDSIIIVVSNPLDVMTYVSYMSAGFPSHRVMGMAGVLDTARYRAFLSMELGVSVKDIQALLMGGHGDTMVPLPSYTTIGGIALTQLLSKEKIDAIVDRTKFGGGEIVKLMGTSAWYAPGAAAAQMVEAIIKDSGRVLPCAVWLTGQWGQDGLFMGAPARLGRNGVEEIIEVALTDDERALLDQSAQHVRDNVAKLESLQAAG, encoded by the coding sequence ATGAAAGTCACCGTTGTCGGCGCCGGCAACGTCGGCGCAACCGCCGCCGAATGCACCGCCCGCATGGATATCGCCGATGAGGTCGTGCTCATCGACATCGTCGACGGCCTGCCTCAGGGCAAAGCCCTGGACATGGCCGAAGCGGCCCCCATCCATCTGTTCGACACCAAGGTTACCGGCACGAACGACTACGCCGATACTGCCGGGTCGGATATCTGCGTGATTACCGCCGGCCTGGCCCGCAAACCGGGCATGAGCCGGGACGATCTGCTGGCGAAGAACGCCGCCATCGTCAAGTCGGTGACCGACCAGTTCGTGGCACACAGCCCCGATTCGATCATCATCGTTGTTTCGAATCCCCTGGACGTGATGACCTACGTGTCGTACATGTCGGCCGGATTCCCGAGCCATCGTGTGATGGGTATGGCCGGCGTGCTCGACACCGCCCGGTACCGTGCGTTCCTGTCCATGGAGCTCGGGGTGTCGGTGAAAGACATTCAGGCATTGCTCATGGGAGGCCACGGAGACACCATGGTGCCCCTGCCCTCCTACACCACCATCGGGGGCATTGCGTTGACCCAACTCCTCTCGAAGGAGAAGATTGACGCCATCGTGGATCGCACGAAGTTCGGAGGTGGCGAGATCGTCAAGCTCATGGGCACCTCCGCGTGGTATGCACCGGGCGCCGCAGCTGCCCAGATGGTAGAGGCCATTATCAAGGATTCCGGGCGTGTCCTGCCCTGCGCCGTCTGGCTGACCGGGCAGTGGGGTCAGGACGGTCTGTTCATGGGAGCGCCGGCGCGCCTCGGACGCAACGGCGTCGAGGAAATCATCGAGGTCGCGCTGACGGACGACGAGCGTGCCTTGCTGGACCAGTCCGCCCAGCATGTGCGGGACAACGTCGCCAAACTCGAGAGTCTGCAGGCCGCAGGCTGA
- a CDS encoding FKBP-type peptidyl-prolyl cis-trans isomerase, with the protein MRVPAVLSLLAAFLFVAGCDSGGSGEEGSLEVLDLSPGSGELVALGQTLKVNYEGRLEDGTVFDSTTERGEAWYFTMVEGQVIEGWLLGLPGMEVGGTRRLTIPAHLAFGREGRCLSDGSCPVPPNATVIYEVMVEAIVDDVIVDVVAEGVGVAAEAGRQVAVSYTGTFVDGQVFDSTEFSGQPFVFTLGTGQVIRGWDRGIIGMREGGVRRLVIPPHMAYGSVGVPGSIPPYTTLKFRVEMIKVQD; encoded by the coding sequence ATGCGCGTACCTGCCGTTCTGAGCCTTTTGGCGGCTTTCCTGTTTGTAGCCGGCTGCGATTCCGGAGGCTCGGGTGAAGAAGGATCGCTCGAGGTGCTGGATCTGTCTCCCGGATCCGGAGAATTGGTTGCCCTGGGGCAGACCCTCAAGGTGAACTATGAGGGGCGTCTGGAAGACGGCACCGTATTCGACTCCACCACCGAACGCGGTGAAGCCTGGTACTTCACCATGGTGGAGGGACAGGTCATTGAGGGTTGGCTGCTCGGCCTTCCGGGCATGGAAGTCGGAGGAACCCGTCGGCTCACCATCCCGGCCCATCTGGCCTTCGGTCGGGAGGGTCGGTGCCTGAGCGACGGCTCCTGTCCGGTGCCGCCGAATGCCACCGTCATCTACGAAGTGATGGTTGAAGCCATCGTGGATGACGTCATCGTCGATGTCGTCGCGGAGGGCGTGGGTGTCGCTGCCGAAGCCGGACGTCAGGTTGCTGTGAGTTACACCGGCACGTTCGTCGACGGTCAGGTATTCGATTCAACCGAGTTTTCAGGCCAACCGTTTGTCTTCACGCTCGGCACCGGACAGGTAATCCGCGGCTGGGATCGCGGAATCATCGGCATGCGCGAAGGTGGTGTGCGACGGCTGGTCATCCCGCCCCACATGGCCTATGGCTCGGTCGGTGTGCCTGGCAGCATCCCCCCCTACACCACGCTGAAATTCCGCGTGGAGATGATCAAGGTGCAGGACTGA
- a CDS encoding carbohydrate binding family 9 domain-containing protein, translating into MRCLTLALLLSLTVSASAQTQDEASRPVYSAVFMEGTPVLDGHVLADPFWDAVGGSDDFWQTQPSAGSPASERTEVRIAYTADTLYVGAILFDSQPSAVIATDARRDASLDDTDSFRFILDTYRDGQNGFVFGTSPAGLEFDAQVSREGQGGFGNARQQGGSGAGVNVNWDGSWRVRTAVDENGWSAEFAIPFRTLRYSSDTEQVWGFNAQRNIRRRNERAFWSPLPRAWNLYRVSVAGSLEGLRVPSLRNLTFTPYTLGQVQRDYTGPQTVTSEDADFGADLKYGITPSLTLDATYNTDFAQVEVDEQQVNLDRFSLFFPEKRPFFLENAGLFAVGEPSEVELFFSRRIGIQNGVAVPIVGGLRLSGQTGDTRVGLLNMQTGSSDGQFVANNFTVGRVQRELPNRSSFGALITNREGTGDLAPANDYNRLAAVDGRLGLGQYGMLQGFVARTVSPGDDSDPWGLNVEANYQDDVWRLIAAYTRVGEGFNPEVGFLRRSAYHKTTLLLFRAIRPDNFLGLLEMRPHISYRGFWGLDGFHETGFLHVDSHWEWPTGHEVHTGINFTREGVRQAFEIQDGFVVPPDTYDHREAMIIAWTDQSRPISLNTRTIAGGFFGGDRVSFNPSLRVRRGDALTAEFGLSYNRIDLPSGSFTTNLYRSRLSYSFTPRLYLQSLIQYSDQAGVWSANLRLGWLQEANTGLFIVINQTSDLDGALDEALQRGITVKYSRLIDVL; encoded by the coding sequence ATGCGCTGTCTTACCCTCGCCCTCCTGCTCTCTCTCACGGTTTCGGCCAGCGCCCAGACTCAGGATGAAGCATCCCGCCCCGTCTACAGTGCGGTCTTCATGGAAGGCACGCCGGTATTGGACGGCCACGTCCTGGCTGATCCATTCTGGGACGCTGTAGGCGGAAGTGATGACTTCTGGCAAACGCAGCCGAGCGCTGGAAGTCCGGCCTCCGAGCGCACCGAGGTCCGCATCGCCTACACCGCGGACACGTTGTATGTGGGTGCCATTCTGTTCGATTCGCAGCCCTCGGCCGTGATTGCGACCGACGCTCGCCGGGACGCCTCTCTTGACGACACCGACAGCTTTCGTTTCATCCTGGACACCTATCGCGATGGGCAGAACGGGTTTGTCTTCGGCACCAGCCCCGCCGGGCTGGAGTTTGACGCTCAGGTGTCTCGCGAGGGCCAGGGCGGATTTGGCAACGCCCGACAACAGGGCGGCAGCGGCGCCGGTGTCAACGTCAACTGGGATGGCTCGTGGCGGGTCAGGACGGCCGTCGACGAAAACGGGTGGAGCGCCGAGTTCGCGATCCCGTTCCGCACGCTGCGATACTCGAGCGATACCGAACAGGTCTGGGGGTTCAATGCCCAGCGCAACATTCGTCGCCGCAACGAGCGGGCGTTCTGGTCTCCGCTTCCCCGCGCGTGGAATCTGTATCGCGTCTCTGTGGCCGGATCGTTGGAGGGATTGCGGGTGCCGTCCCTGCGCAACCTGACCTTCACGCCCTACACGCTGGGACAGGTCCAGCGCGACTACACCGGCCCGCAAACGGTGACAAGCGAAGATGCCGACTTCGGGGCGGACCTCAAATACGGCATTACCCCCAGCCTCACGCTGGACGCCACCTACAACACGGACTTTGCCCAGGTGGAGGTGGACGAGCAGCAGGTCAACCTGGACCGTTTCTCGCTGTTCTTCCCGGAAAAGCGGCCCTTCTTCCTGGAGAATGCCGGTCTGTTTGCGGTGGGCGAGCCCTCCGAAGTGGAGTTGTTCTTCAGCCGCCGCATCGGCATTCAGAACGGGGTCGCGGTGCCCATCGTAGGCGGCCTGCGGCTCAGTGGCCAGACAGGAGACACCCGGGTGGGTCTGCTCAACATGCAGACCGGCTCGTCAGACGGGCAGTTCGTGGCAAACAACTTCACCGTCGGCCGTGTGCAGCGGGAGTTGCCCAACCGGTCCTCCTTTGGTGCGCTCATCACGAATCGGGAGGGCACCGGAGATCTGGCACCAGCGAACGATTACAACCGGCTGGCGGCGGTAGACGGCCGGCTTGGGCTGGGCCAGTACGGCATGCTGCAGGGATTCGTGGCACGCACCGTGTCTCCAGGGGACGATAGTGACCCGTGGGGCCTGAATGTCGAAGCCAATTACCAGGATGACGTGTGGCGGTTGATTGCGGCCTACACCCGTGTAGGGGAAGGCTTCAATCCGGAGGTGGGTTTCCTGCGACGGAGTGCCTATCACAAGACTACCCTGCTACTCTTCCGCGCAATCCGACCCGACAACTTCCTGGGTCTCCTGGAAATGCGTCCCCACATCAGCTACCGCGGATTCTGGGGTCTGGACGGGTTCCACGAAACCGGTTTCCTGCACGTGGACAGTCATTGGGAATGGCCGACGGGCCATGAAGTGCACACCGGTATCAACTTCACGCGCGAGGGCGTGCGGCAGGCATTCGAAATCCAGGACGGATTCGTGGTGCCGCCGGATACGTACGACCATCGCGAGGCCATGATCATCGCCTGGACGGACCAAAGCCGGCCGATCAGTCTCAACACGCGCACCATCGCCGGCGGGTTCTTCGGAGGCGATCGGGTATCGTTCAATCCGTCCCTGCGGGTGCGGAGGGGCGATGCGCTCACTGCCGAATTCGGCCTCAGCTACAACCGCATCGATCTGCCTTCAGGCAGCTTCACCACAAACCTTTACCGCTCGCGGCTCTCCTACTCATTCACGCCCCGGCTGTACCTGCAAAGCCTGATTCAGTACAGTGATCAGGCTGGTGTCTGGTCCGCCAATCTGCGCCTGGGGTGGCTGCAGGAGGCCAACACGGGCCTCTTCATCGTAATCAACCAGACCAGCGATCTTGATGGTGCGCTGGATGAGGCGCTACAGCGCGGCATTACCGTCAAGTACAGCAGACTGATTGACGTTCTGTAG
- a CDS encoding porin family protein: MRLIPLLALLMVLPAAAQDTRVYVGSGVGFTAGPGDVVDWWQRGPTFDVALGRRFADRFEVTAGLGYVSLPLSRDKLLAVGADIDISGGEYTVTSFQAGLRLEFERGTFFRPYLHVGVGLHSVSIKELLLTVNNPEDVCPGQPTCVFTFAPATREDETVPGLRLGAGVAWYLSDTVWLYAEPSYHIILAEERTGLVPFRLGVASAF, from the coding sequence ATGCGCCTGATTCCGCTGCTCGCCTTGCTGATGGTCCTCCCGGCCGCCGCACAAGATACCCGGGTGTATGTGGGTAGCGGCGTCGGCTTCACTGCCGGGCCCGGAGACGTTGTGGACTGGTGGCAGCGAGGGCCTACCTTTGATGTGGCGCTTGGCCGCCGTTTCGCCGATCGCTTTGAGGTAACGGCAGGGCTGGGCTACGTGTCCCTGCCACTCAGTAGAGACAAACTGCTGGCTGTAGGAGCCGATATCGACATTTCGGGGGGGGAGTACACGGTGACTTCGTTTCAGGCCGGACTTCGCCTGGAGTTCGAGCGGGGCACCTTTTTCAGGCCCTACTTGCACGTGGGTGTGGGGCTGCACAGCGTATCGATCAAGGAGCTCCTCCTGACGGTGAACAATCCGGAAGACGTGTGTCCCGGGCAGCCGACATGCGTGTTCACGTTTGCTCCCGCGACAAGGGAGGATGAAACCGTGCCCGGACTGCGGCTCGGAGCGGGTGTTGCGTGGTACCTTTCCGACACGGTGTGGCTCTATGCCGAGCCCTCGTACCACATCATCTTGGCTGAGGAGCGGACCGGACTGGTCCCGTTCCGGCTGGGAGTCGCTTCCGCATTCTGA
- the ccoN gene encoding cytochrome-c oxidase, cbb3-type subunit I has protein sequence MQVTTTVPEGTLTDPNVEVYRYDERIVRMFVIATFVWGFVGMLVGALIALQLPYWQANLGEYLTFGRLRPLHTNAVIFAFAGNAIFAAIYYSTQRLCKARMAFDSLSKVHFWGWQAIIVAAAITLPLGITTSKEYAELEWPIDIAIAVVWVIFAVNFFTTLARRREKHMYVALWFYIATIITVAVLHIGNSLAIPISFTKSYPIYAGVQDALVQWWYGHNAVAFFLTTPFLGLMYYFLPKAAERPVFSYRLSIVHFWSLVFIYIWAGPHHLNYTAVPEWAATLGMVFSVMLWMPSWGGMINGLFTLRGAWHKLRDSVVLKMFVIGITFYGMSTFEGPLLSIKSVNALSHYTDWTIGHVHAGALGWNGFMTFGMIYWLLPRLWRTPLWSDRLANAHFWVGTIGMLLYVMAMYSAGVTQGLMWRAFDEAGRLLYPDFMETVIQIVPMYWVRLIGGTMYLVGVGMMGYNMYRTIKSAPRELPDPAFASPKEVAA, from the coding sequence ATGCAGGTTACCACCACGGTGCCCGAAGGCACCCTGACGGACCCCAACGTGGAGGTGTATCGCTACGACGAACGGATCGTTCGCATGTTCGTCATCGCCACCTTCGTGTGGGGCTTCGTCGGCATGCTCGTCGGCGCCCTCATCGCCCTCCAGTTGCCCTACTGGCAGGCCAATCTGGGTGAGTACCTCACCTTCGGCCGCCTGAGACCGCTTCACACGAATGCGGTCATTTTTGCGTTTGCCGGCAACGCCATTTTTGCGGCGATCTACTACTCCACGCAGCGCCTCTGCAAGGCGCGCATGGCCTTCGACTCGCTGAGCAAGGTGCACTTTTGGGGGTGGCAGGCCATCATCGTGGCGGCGGCGATCACGCTGCCGCTCGGCATCACCACATCCAAGGAATACGCCGAACTGGAATGGCCCATCGACATCGCCATCGCGGTCGTCTGGGTGATTTTCGCCGTCAACTTCTTCACCACGCTTGCCCGCCGCCGCGAGAAGCACATGTACGTGGCGCTGTGGTTTTACATCGCCACCATCATCACGGTGGCCGTGTTGCACATCGGAAACAGCCTCGCCATCCCGATCAGCTTCACGAAGAGCTACCCCATTTACGCGGGCGTGCAGGATGCGCTGGTCCAGTGGTGGTACGGTCACAACGCGGTGGCCTTCTTCCTCACCACGCCCTTTCTGGGCCTGATGTACTACTTCCTGCCGAAGGCCGCCGAGCGCCCGGTCTTTTCCTATCGGCTGTCCATCGTGCATTTCTGGAGCCTGGTGTTCATCTACATCTGGGCCGGCCCGCATCACTTGAACTACACGGCCGTGCCGGAATGGGCGGCGACCCTGGGCATGGTCTTCTCCGTGATGCTGTGGATGCCCAGCTGGGGCGGCATGATCAACGGCCTGTTCACGCTGCGCGGCGCATGGCACAAGCTGCGGGACAGCGTGGTGCTCAAGATGTTCGTCATAGGCATCACGTTCTACGGCATGTCCACGTTCGAAGGGCCCCTGCTGTCCATCAAGTCGGTCAATGCACTGAGCCACTACACGGACTGGACCATCGGCCACGTGCACGCCGGAGCGCTGGGTTGGAACGGCTTCATGACCTTCGGCATGATCTACTGGCTGCTTCCACGTCTGTGGCGCACGCCTCTCTGGTCCGACCGCCTCGCCAACGCCCACTTCTGGGTGGGCACGATCGGCATGCTGCTGTACGTCATGGCGATGTACTCGGCCGGCGTGACCCAGGGCCTGATGTGGCGCGCCTTTGACGAGGCCGGTCGCCTGCTCTACCCCGACTTCATGGAAACGGTCATCCAGATCGTGCCCATGTACTGGGTGCGTCTGATTGGCGGCACCATGTATCTGGTGGGCGTGGGCATGATGGGCTACAACATGTACAGAACCATCAAGAGCGCGCCCAGAGAACTGCCTGACCCCGCGTTCGCAAGCCCGAAAGAGGTGGCCGCATGA
- the ccoO gene encoding cytochrome-c oxidase, cbb3-type subunit II, giving the protein MHRKLEGWPLVFTILVTISILVGGAAEFIPMVLIEDNVPEISTVEPFTPLELAGRDIYIREGCVGCHSQMVRPFRQELERYGPYGRPGETIYERPFLWGSKRTGPDLSRVGGKYPDLWHVRHFEDPRSTSPNSIMPKYDWLLRKDARLDDLPTKLARLRVLGTPYSDSQVDGATELARQQAFDIARRIEWAGGPPQLGDKEVVALIAYLQRLGQDIRAAGIGTQAALPSENTLAGTEVN; this is encoded by the coding sequence ATGCATCGCAAACTGGAAGGCTGGCCGCTGGTGTTCACCATCCTGGTGACGATCAGCATCCTGGTTGGAGGCGCCGCCGAGTTCATTCCCATGGTGCTCATCGAGGACAATGTGCCCGAAATCAGTACCGTTGAGCCATTCACGCCCCTCGAGCTGGCGGGTCGCGACATCTACATCCGCGAGGGATGCGTGGGCTGTCACTCGCAGATGGTTCGTCCCTTCCGACAGGAACTGGAGCGCTACGGCCCCTACGGCCGCCCGGGCGAAACCATCTACGAACGACCGTTCCTCTGGGGATCCAAGCGCACCGGCCCGGACCTTTCGCGGGTCGGCGGCAAGTACCCGGATCTATGGCACGTGCGGCACTTCGAGGATCCGCGCTCGACGAGCCCGAACTCCATCATGCCGAAGTACGACTGGCTGCTGCGCAAGGACGCCCGGCTGGATGACCTGCCCACCAAACTGGCACGTCTGCGCGTGCTCGGCACGCCCTATTCCGATTCGCAGGTCGATGGCGCCACGGAGCTCGCCCGCCAACAGGCTTTCGACATCGCACGGCGCATCGAGTGGGCCGGAGGTCCGCCCCAGCTGGGCGACAAGGAGGTCGTAGCCCTCATCGCCTACCTGCAGCGCCTTGGACAGGACATCCGAGCGGCCGGGATCGGCACACAGGCTGCGCTACCGTCCGAAAACACTCTCGCCGGCACGGAGGTCAACTGA
- a CDS encoding cbb3-type cytochrome c oxidase subunit 3: protein MVRELLGAIETGALAQVGLLAFVVAFVAIVIYAFSLSGADRERAKNQPLSDPEPHIQTPTPTHG from the coding sequence ATGGTACGTGAACTACTCGGAGCGATTGAAACCGGCGCACTTGCGCAGGTAGGACTGCTGGCGTTCGTCGTGGCCTTCGTGGCCATCGTCATCTACGCCTTCAGCCTGAGCGGAGCCGACCGCGAGCGGGCAAAGAACCAGCCGCTCTCGGACCCCGAACCACACATTCAGACCCCGACTCCTACCCATGGCTGA
- a CDS encoding c-type cytochrome produces MADKPQEDVVIQDHNYDGIREYDNPMPGWWLWILWASIIWAPIYILGLHFSDVIPSYEEDLAAGQEEIAERRQAWEAANPSFEASEEALAVYVGDEQAALAGAELFATNCAACHGPAGGGLIGPNLTDEYWIHGAGNEAIFQVISDGVVAKGMAPWGPILSAEARAQLVAFIRSIEGSNPDGAKGPEGTSVTQAEGAG; encoded by the coding sequence ATGGCTGACAAACCGCAGGAAGATGTCGTCATCCAGGACCACAACTATGACGGCATCCGGGAATATGACAACCCGATGCCGGGCTGGTGGCTGTGGATCCTGTGGGCATCCATCATCTGGGCTCCCATTTACATCCTCGGCCTGCACTTTTCGGACGTCATTCCATCGTATGAAGAGGACCTGGCGGCCGGTCAGGAGGAAATCGCCGAACGCCGCCAGGCCTGGGAGGCCGCGAACCCCAGTTTTGAGGCATCGGAAGAAGCCCTGGCCGTCTATGTGGGCGATGAGCAGGCTGCCCTGGCAGGCGCCGAACTCTTTGCCACCAACTGCGCGGCCTGTCACGGACCGGCCGGCGGAGGGCTCATCGGGCCGAATCTGACGGACGAATACTGGATACACGGAGCCGGCAACGAGGCAATTTTCCAGGTCATCTCGGACGGCGTGGTCGCAAAAGGGATGGCACCCTGGGGGCCGATTCTTTCGGCTGAGGCCCGAGCACAGCTGGTCGCTTTCATCCGCAGCATCGAGGGTTCCAACCCCGATGGGGCCAAAGGGCCGGAAGGCACTTCCGTCACGCAGGCCGAAGGCGCAGGGTGA